Proteins from one Gimesia maris genomic window:
- a CDS encoding alpha/beta hydrolase: protein MDFTQRLKWIEQVMNAEKTDYLQSPSENRILGMQDSTESQVQLPLKHISLFRPEHYEPGYAYPLVIWLHTEGGSEHDLHQIMPQISMRNYLGLSFRAPAIDPAAPENGYHWPDSHLFAARFMESIQKTVLELSKVLNIHEDRIYLAGTGNGCSIATKLLLKAPHFFAGAALLNGSFSDKDFQKASGASLKGNRVLLDRRSSSHSDSKHSAQWLSRMWETTGAGIQTVNSLKSEATQDSALFNILDRWIMEGISTAWLV from the coding sequence ATGGATTTTACGCAGCGTCTTAAATGGATTGAACAGGTAATGAATGCAGAGAAAACCGATTATCTGCAGTCACCGTCTGAAAATCGGATCCTGGGTATGCAGGACAGTACCGAATCACAGGTACAACTGCCTCTCAAACATATTTCACTGTTTCGCCCCGAGCATTATGAGCCGGGTTATGCCTATCCCCTGGTGATCTGGCTGCATACTGAAGGGGGTTCCGAGCATGATCTGCATCAAATCATGCCTCAAATCAGCATGCGGAATTACCTGGGGCTCTCCTTTCGTGCTCCTGCGATCGATCCTGCAGCACCGGAAAACGGATATCACTGGCCCGACAGTCATCTGTTTGCCGCCCGGTTCATGGAAAGTATTCAGAAAACAGTCCTGGAACTGAGTAAGGTACTGAATATTCATGAAGATCGAATCTATCTGGCGGGGACGGGAAATGGCTGTTCCATCGCCACGAAACTGTTATTGAAAGCACCTCATTTTTTCGCCGGCGCCGCACTGTTGAACGGTAGTTTCAGTGATAAAGATTTCCAGAAAGCATCCGGCGCCAGTCTGAAGGGAAATCGGGTATTACTTGACCGTCGCTCTTCCAGTCATTCAGACAGCAAGCATTCTGCACAATGGTTGAGCCGCATGTGGGAAACCACGGGGGCAGGCATTCAAACGGTCAATTCTCTGAAATCAGAAGCGACACAGGATTCAGCACTGTTCAATATTCTGGACCGCTGGATCATGGAAGGTATCTCAACGGCCTGGCTCGTTTAG
- a CDS encoding peptidoglycan recognition protein family protein: MKGIIMCCVALLPAIEISGCTQRNSLPPVAINSPTPAPQYSPQVAKPVPGAPLFTTPPTIAVEPLAIDPPNPWKPEAEVRDWEYIVIHHTASSTGSVESIHELHSKKKDKSGNSWLGIGYHFVIGNGNGMPDGAIESTFRWREQMHGAHAGNNKYNQHGIGICLVGNFENEPPSEAQLAAVKKLVGVLKAEYNINSDHVQGHRDVKATACPGKYFPMSEVASAIDLPVYGATSPNGKSPASKMELAAQK, from the coding sequence ATGAAGGGCATCATAATGTGTTGCGTCGCGTTGTTGCCGGCCATTGAAATCTCAGGATGCACTCAGCGGAACTCCTTACCTCCCGTGGCGATTAATTCTCCTACGCCGGCCCCCCAGTACTCGCCCCAGGTTGCGAAACCTGTGCCCGGTGCACCATTATTTACCACACCTCCTACTATTGCTGTTGAGCCATTGGCGATTGATCCACCAAACCCCTGGAAGCCAGAAGCGGAAGTTCGCGACTGGGAATACATTGTGATTCATCATACCGCCTCCTCGACGGGAAGTGTGGAAAGTATCCATGAGTTGCACAGTAAGAAAAAAGACAAATCGGGTAACTCCTGGCTGGGCATTGGTTATCACTTTGTGATCGGGAACGGGAACGGCATGCCTGACGGTGCGATCGAATCCACGTTCCGTTGGCGCGAGCAAATGCATGGTGCCCATGCTGGAAATAACAAATATAACCAGCACGGTATTGGTATCTGCCTGGTTGGTAACTTCGAAAATGAACCCCCTTCCGAGGCGCAGCTGGCTGCTGTAAAAAAACTGGTGGGTGTTCTCAAAGCGGAATACAACATTAACAGTGATCACGTACAGGGGCACCGCGATGTCAAAGCGACTGCCTGCCCGGGTAAATACTTCCCGATGAGCGAAGTGGCTTCAGCCATTGACCTTCCCGTTTATGGTGCAACCAGCCCGAACGGTAAAAGTCCTGCCTCAAAAATGGAACTGGCCGCCCAGAAATAA